GGAACTGGGCTGTGCGCGCAGCACGACCGTGCTCGCCCTGAACGTCGCGAAGGCACTGGGGCAGGAGGGGCCGGTGGTCGTCGTCGACGGTCTGCCGGGCCAGCTGCTCTCCGGCCGCCGTCCGAAGCCGGGGGATCCCACGGTGGTCAGCGGGGAGCATGCCGCGGCCGGGTCGCCGCAGGAGCGCCGGATCGGCGTCGGCTCGGTCGCGCCGGGCACGGCGTGGACCGACCTCCAGTACCTCGGCACCCGGACCGTGCTGGTCGTGCGTGCCGGGCACGGCAGCGCCGCCTGGCTGCACACCGTGGCGCGGCAACTCGCGGACCAGCACATTCCGGTGATCGGTGTGGTGCTCATCGACCCGGATCCGCGTGACCGCACCGACGGCACGCTGTGGGACGGACTGCACATCGCACTGCGCGGCCAGAACGAGCGGCTCGCCCGGCAGAGCGGGACAGGCCGCCCGCGTACGGATCGGCAGCCGATGTGGGCCACTCGGGTCCCGGACAGCAACCAGGAGGCGCGGTAGTACATGTGTGGCATCGCAGGCACCTATCGGTGGCCGGACGGGAAGGCCGTGACCGACCGGCTCACCGAGACGCTCGCCCACCGCGGACCCGACGGGGCGGGCCGGTACAGCCACCCCGTCGGTGACGGCGAGGTGCACCTCGGGCACCGCCGGCTGGCCATCATCGACCTGTCCGAGACCGGCGCCCAGCCGATGGTCTCGGACGGCCTCGCCCTGACGTACAACGGCGAGCTGTACAACGCGCCGGAGCTGCGGGCCGAGCTGGCCGCCGCCGGGGTGCGCTTCCGCGGCACCTCCGACACCGAGGTGCTCCTGGAGGCGTGGCGGCGCTGGGGCACGGACTGTCTGCCCCGGCTGCGCGGCATGTTCGCGTTCGGGATCTTCGACGAGCGCACCGGTGAACTGGTGCTCGCCCGCGACCAGTTGGGCATCAAGCCGCTGTTCCTGCTGCGGCGCGGCGAGGGCATGGTGTTCGCCTCCGAGCTCAAGGCGCTCGCCGCCGCCGGCGGATCGCTGGAGGTGGACCAGGCGGCGCTGGTGGCCTCGCTGCTGTACTACTGGGTGCCGGACTCACGGTGCGCGTTCCGCGAGGCGGAGAAGCTGCCGCCGGGGAGCTGGCTCAGGTGCCGGCCCGACGGCCGGGTGGAGCGCGGCACGTTCTGGAGCCTGAAGGACGTCGCCGCCGAGGGCCGGGAGCGGGCCCGCAGCGGCGAGCTGCCGGACCTGAACGCGGTCGTCGAGGAGTCGACCCGGCGCCACCTGCTCTCCGACGTACCCGTGGCGACGTTCCTCTCCGGCGGTCTCGACTCCAGCTATCTGACGGCCCTCGCGGCCCGCCACCAACCCGGGATCTCCGCCTACACGATCGGATTCCGGGCCGAGGACGCCAAGTTCGAGGCGATGCCGGACGATCTGCGCTACGCCCGGCAGGTCGCCGGGCGGTTCGGTGTCGACCTGCACGAGATCGAGATCGCCCCGAACGTGCTCGACCTGCTGCCGCAGATGACGTACTCCCTGGACGAGCCGATCGGCGACCCCGCCGCGATCAACACCTTCCTGATCTGCTCGGCCGCCCGGGAGGCCGGGGTGAAGGTGATGCTCTCGGGGATGGGCGCCGACGAGCTGTTCGCCGGGTACCGCAAGCACCTGGCCAACCTCCTCGCGCTGCGCTACCAGCGCGTCCCGCGGCCCCTGCGGCGCGGGGTGTCCGCTCTAGTGGACCGGCTGCCGGTCGCGACGAGCCGCCGGGGGTACCGGTCGGTGCGCTTCGCGAAGCGGTTCCTCTCCTTCGCCGATCTGCCGGAGGAGACCGCGTTCCGGCGCAGCTACACCATGTACGACCAGGACGAGCTGCTCGACCTGGTCGATCCGGATCTGGCCGGGACGGTCGAGGACGTGCTGACCGAGCACGCGGACGTCTACCGGGACAACGACCTCGACGACTTCGTCAACCGCATGTGCCTGACGGACGCCCGGATGTTCCTGCCGGGCCTGAACCTCACGTACACCGACCGCTCCAGCATGGCCGCGTCGACCGAGGTGCGGGTGCCGTACGTGGACGTCGAGGTGGTCAGGGCGGCGTTCGCCTTCCCCGGCGACCGGAAGATCGCCGGGCGGCAGGGCAAGGCCGTCCTCAAGGAGGCGGCCACCTCGATCCTGCCCCGGGAGATCGTGTACCGGCCCAAGGGCCTGTTCAGCGCGCCGCTGCGGGCCTGGATGAGCCGGGATCTGGCACCGCTGGTGCGCGAGGTGATCCACGACGGCGAGCTGGTCAGGTCAGGGCTGCTGCGCCGCGACGCGCTGGCGCGGATGGCCGCCGAGGACGCCGCCGGGCAGCGGGACTTCTCCAAGCATCTGTGGCATGTGCTGACCCTCGAGTACTGGTATCGCGACGCGACCTCTGGGTCCGGCCAGAGCACTCGGTTAACGGCTTAGGAATCAGAGGAGTTCGGGTGAAGCAGGTTGTACAGAACTACAAGAGCGGCGAGCTGGCGGTGCTCGACGTGCCGGAGCCGGGGTGCAAGCCGGGCGGGGTGCTCGTCCGCACCGCGTACTCGCTGATATCCACCGGGACCGAGATGATGAAGGTGTCCGAGGCCGGCATGTCGATGCTGGGCAAGGCCCGCTCCCGCCCGGACCAGGTGGCCAAGGTCATGCAGAGCGTGGCCACCAACGGCGTGCCCGCCACCTACCGCAAGGTGATGGGCAAGCTGGACTCCTACACGCCGCTGGGCTACTCGCTGTGCGGTGTGGTCGAGCAGGTCGGCGCCGGGATCGACGACGTGAAGGTCGGCGACCTCGTGGCCTGCGCGGGCAACGAGCACGCGCTGCACGCCGAGCTGAACTGGGTGCCGAAGAACCTCTACACCCCGGTGCCGGACGGCCTCGCGCCGCGGCACGCGGCCTTCGGGACCGTCGGGTCGATCGCGATGCAGGGCGTCCGCCAGGGCGAGCCGCAACTCGGCGAGGTCGCCCTGGTCATCGGCCTCGGGCTGATCGGGCAGCTGGTGGTGCAGCTCCTCACGGCCTCGGGGGTCCGTGTCGTCGGCGTCGACCCGGACCCGGCGCGCTGCGAGCTGGCCGAGCGGCTGGGCGCCGCGGCCTGCGGCGATCCCGAGTCCGCGGCCGTGGAGGCCGCCGTCGCCGAACTCACCGACGGGCACGGCGTGGACCAGGTGTATCTGGCCGCGGGCGGCGGCAGCAACCAGCCCGTCGAGCTGGCCGCGCGGCTCTGCCGGGACCGCGGCCGGGTCGTCGACATCGGCAAGTGCCGCCTGGACCTGCCGTGGAACGCGTACTACGAGAAGGAGCTCGACGTCCGGTTCTCCCGCAGCTACGGCCCCGGGCGCTACGACCCGGAGTACGAGCTTCAGGGGCGCGACTACCCGATCGGCTATGTGCGCTGGACCGAGCGCCGGAACCTGGCGTGCTTCCTCGACCTCGTGGCCCGCGGCCGCGTCGACGTGGAGCCGCTGGTCTCGCACATCGCCGACTTCGACGACGCCGTGGAGACCTACCGGAGTCTGAAGGACGGCGATCTGAAGGCCGTGGCCGTGCTGTTCCGGTACCCCGAGCAGGAGGACCGGGCCGAGGCCCCGGCGGTGGCCGTGCCCACGGTGAACGTGAAGCCGGCTCCGGCCCGGGCGGCCGCGAGCGGGCCGGTGCGCCTCGCGTTCGTCGGCGCCGGCAACTACGCGACGTCGATGCTGCTGCCGCACCTGGCCGGGCGTGACGGCGTCGAGCTGTCCACGGTCGTCACCACGACGGCACTGTCCGGGGCCAACGCGCAGCGCAAGTTCGGCTTCGCCGAGGCGACCACCGATCTCGACGCGGTGCTCGGCGACAAGTCCATCGACGCGGTGTTCGTGGTCACCCGCCACAGCTCGCACGCCGACCTGACCCGGCAGGCGCTGCTGGCCGGCAAGGCGGTGTTCGTGGAGAAGCCGCTGGCGCTCACCGAGGAAGACCTGGCGGGTGTGCTCGCGGCGGTGGAGGAGTCCGGCAACGACCGGCTCCAGGTCGGCTTCAACCGCCGGTTCGCGCCGCTGCTGACCGAGGCCAAGGAGCGGTTCGGCGCCCGGACCGGTCCCGCGAGCCTGCGCTACCTCGTCAACGCGGGCCGGCTCCAGCACGGCAGCTGGTACCTCCAGCAGGGCACCGAGGGCTCTCGGTTCGAGGGCGAGGGCGGACACTTCATCGACACGGCGAGCTGGCTCCTCGAAGCCGACCCGGTGTCGGTGTACGCGGTCGCCCCGGCCGGCAACGAGGACCTCCAGGTCGTGCTGCGCTACCCGGACGGGTCCACCGCCACCATCAGCTACGTCACCACCGGCGCGCCCGGCTTCCCCAAGGAGACGCTGGACCTGGTCGCGGACGGCAAGGTGCTGCGGCTCGACGACTTCGTCCGCGCCTCGGTGTACGCCCGTAAGCGGTGGGTCAGTTCGCGGCTGCCCAAGGCCCGGGACAAGGGCCAGAACGCCGAACTGGCCGCGTTCGTCAAGGCCGTGCGGACCGGCGGGCCGATGCCGGTCCCGCTTCAGTCGCTGGTCGCGACCACCTCGGCCACCCTCGCCGTGCAGGCCGGCCTGGCCGCCGGTGCGCCGGTGACGTTGGCGAGGGCCCTGTGAGCATGAGCGCGGGCTGGTACCTGCGGCGCCTGTCCCGGATGGGGCCGCGGGAGATCGGCGGCCGGGCGGGCGACGCGGTGCGCCGGCGGCGGTGGCGCTCGTCGCTGCCGGACAGCCCGGGCGTGAGCGGCGCCCGGTTCACGGCGGTGCTGCCCCCGGGGACGACGGCCGCGGTGCCGCCGGACGCCGCGAAACGTCTCATCGCCGAGGCGGACCGGCTGATGGCCGGGCACGCCGAGTTCTTCGGGGTGGTCCGCGACGACCTGGTCGACCCGGACTGGTGCCACGACCCGAAGACCGGGCGCCGGGCGCCGTGGGGCTACGCCTTCGACGTGCCGTACCGCAGCGAGGACACGGTCGGGGACATCAAGCAGATCTGGGAGCCGTCCCGGCATCAGTACCTGACCGTGCTCGCCGCGGCCTACGCGATCACGGGGGACGAGCGGTACGCCGAGCGTGTCGCCGAGCACCTGCGGTCGTGGTGGGCGGCCAACGCGCCGCTGCGCGGGGTGCACTGGATCAGCGGCATCGAGCTGGGTATACGGCTGCTGTCCTGGGTGTGGATCCGCCGGCTCCTCGAAGGCTGGCCGGGCGCGGCCGGGCTGTTCGAGGACAACCCGGTGGCGCTGGACCAGATCTGGCACCACCAGCGCTGGCTGGCCGCGTTCCCCAGCCGGGGGTCGTCGGCGAACAACCATGTGATCGCGGAGGCCGCCGGGCAGTTCGCCGCGGCCTGCGCGTTCGACTGGTTCACCTCCTCGGCGCGTTGGCGGGCCGACGCGCTGCGGTCGCTGGAGCGGCATCTGCGGGCCAACACCTTCGGATCCGGCCTCAACCGTGAGCTGGCCACCGAGTACCACGGGCTGGTGCTGGAGCTCGGCCTGGCCGCGGTGGCCGAGGCGGACGCCGCGGGCGTGCCGGTCCCGGCGACCGTCCGGCTGGTCCTGCTGCGGATGACCGACGCGCTCGCGGCCGTGGTCGACAACCGGTTGCGGCCTCCGCGCCAGGGCGACGCGGACGACGGTCACGGTCTGATCGTGGACGGCACGGGCACCGACCGCTGGGCCTCCCTGCTGGCCACCGGGGACGCCGTGTTCGGCCGGCTCGCGTGGTGGCCGGAGGTGACCGGCGGCGATGTGCGCACCCCGCTGCTGGCCGCGCTGATACGACCCGGCGCCATCGAAGTGACGCGCCCGGCGAGCCGGCCGGATCATTTCGCCGACGCCGGCATGACCGTCCTGCGCGGGCCGGAGGAGATCTGGTGCCGCTGCGACGGCGGCCCGCACGGCTTCCTGTCCATCGCCGCCCACGCCCACGCGGACGCGCTGTCCGTGGAGGTCCGGCACGACGGCGTCGACGTGCTCGCCGACCCGGGGACGTACTGCTACCACGGGCAGCCCGAGTGGCGGCGGTACTTCCGCTCCACCCTCGGCCACAACACCCTGCAGCTGGACGGCGACGACCAGTCCGACTCCGGCGGCCCGTTCCTGTGGACCCGGCACGCCCGCAGCCGCGTCCTGGTCGCGGACACGTCCGGCGAGAACATGGCCCGTTGGTGTGCCGAACACGACGGCTACCAGGGCTCCGTGCACCGCCGCCAGGTGGAACTCACGGCCCCGAGCCGTGAGTTGAGGATCGTCGACGAGGTCAGCGGCCCGAGCCGTGCCGTGCGGCTGGCGTTCCACCTCGGCCCGGCGATCACCGCGGAGCTGGTGGGCAACCGGGCCGTCCTCACCTGGACCCGGGACGGCGAGGAGCGCTCCGCGGTGCTCGACCTGGCCGGACAGCTGAGCTGGCGGGCACACCGCGGCGAGAGCGACCCGCCGCTGGGCTGGTACTCCGCCGGATTCGGGCGCAAGGAACCCGCCACCACGCTGGTCGGCACCGGCTCCACCGACGGCACGGAGGGCTTCGTCACCGTGCTCGGGTTCGGCAGCCAGGGGTGAACGTGAGGATCAAGAGGCGGCACTGGGCGTCGGTGGCGGCACCGGCGGCTCTCGCCCTGCTGGCGGTGACCGGCTGCGACAGCACGTCGGACGCCGGGGCGAAGCCGGCCGCCACGCCGTCGCCCACGCCCGTGGCCCGGGTGTGCGCACAGCCCGCGGCGGGGCCGGCGAAGGCACCGGCGGGCGCGGTGACCGTCGACCCCGAGGTCGTCGGCGACCTGGCGGCGAAGACCAGGAGCAACCCCCCGAACACCACGTTCTGGCTGCGGCCGGGCAAGCACAGGCTCGACCCGGACCGCTACGCCCAGGTCATCCCCAAGGAGGGGAACCGCTACCTCGGCGCGCCGGGCGCCGTGCTCGACGGCCGCAAGAAGAACCAGTACGCGTTCGGCGGCGGCGCCCGCCACGTCACCATCGGCCATCTGACCGTGCAGCGCTTCGTCGCGCCGCCGGACGAGGGCGTGGTCAACCACGACTCGGCCGACGGGTGGGTGATCGAGCACGCCACGATCCAGGACAACTCCGGTGCCGGACTGATGGCTGGCGCCCACCAGCAGGTCCGCGCCAGCTGTCTGCGCGGCAACGGCCAGTACGGCATGAACGCGTACAAGGGCGGCGGTCGTATCAGCGGTCTGGTGGTCGAGGGCAACGAGATCGTCGGCAACAACACCGACGACTGGGAGCGGCGCAGGGAGGGCTGCGGCTGCACCGGAGGCATCAAGTTCTGGGCCGTCGACGGCGCCGACGTACGCGGCAACTGGGTGCACGACAACCGCGGAACCGGGTTGTGGGCGGACACCAACAACAACGACTTCCGCATCGAGAACAACGTGCTCGAGGACAACGACGGTGCCGCCCTGATCTACGAGACCAGCTACAACGCGGTCATCCGGGGCAACACGATCCGGCGGAACAACTGGGTCGAGGGCCGCAGGCAGGCCGAGCGCGGGGACAACTTCCCCTTCGCGACGGTCTACCTGTCCGAGTCCGGCGGCGAGCCACGGATCAAGGCCCGCACCGACAGGATCGAGATCTACCGGAACGTCCTGGAGAACAACTGGTCCGGCATCACCCTGTGGGAGAACGCCGACCGCTTCTGCAACAGCCCCGCCAACACCTCCTCCGGTGACTGCACCTTGCTGGTCAAGGACACCGACCGCTGCGCGGAGCCGGCGATCGCCAAGGCACCGCTCTACGCCGACTGCCGGTGGAAGACCCAGCGCGTCGACATCCACGACAACCGCTTCGTGCTGGACAAGTCCGTCGTCAAGTGCGCGGCGAAGTGCGACCGCATGGCCGTCCTCGCCAACTACGGCACCTATCCGGACTGGTCGCCGTACCAGGGCGAGCGGGTCTCCGAGGCGATCACCCGCAAGCAGCACAACCGCTGGCACGACAACGTCTACGTCGGACCGTGGACGTTCGTCGCCCACGACCCGAGCCAGGTGCTCGACTTCGGGCGCTGGCAGGCCACGCCGTACCGGCAGGACCCGGGCAGCACCTTCCGCGCACGGGACGGTGGTTGAGATGGCCGGAGATCGCACACCGAAGATCGTCGGGACGGTCTGGGGGCTGCTGGTCCTCAACACGCTCGGCTCCGCCGGGGCGAAGACCATCGTGCCGCTGCCCCGTTCCCTGATCCAGATGGTCACCATGGGCGCGCTGGTCGCCGCGTTCACGCTGGCGCTCACCGTCAATCTCAAGCTGCGCATCCGAGCCAGTGCGTACGTGTCCCTGCTCACCCTGCTCCTGGTGACGAGCGTGATCTCCAGCGCCAACCTGGAGTCCGGGTTCGGTGCGCTGTTCCGGTGCGCCCGGCTCGCTCTCTTCGTCGGCACGCTGTGGCTGCTCAGCCGCTGGTGGGACGGCAGCACGACGTTCGTACGGCATCACATCCGGATGTACTTCGCGGTGCTCGGGCTGGTGGCCGCCGGCCTGGTCATCTCACCGGGCGCGGCCCTGCCCGACCTCTACGGCGGGCGGCTGGTCGGCGCGCTGTGGCCTCTCACGCCACCGCAGATCGGCCAGTACGCCGCGGTGATCATCGGGCTCACCGTGCTGCTCCTGCTGGGCCGTCGCACCGACCGGAAGGGCGCTGCGGTGGTCATCGTGCCCTCGCTCGTCCTGCTCGCGCTGACCCATACCCGCACGGCCACGCTCGGCCTCGTCATCGGGCTGACGCTGGCGATCGGTTCGCTCATCCTGACCAGCGCCGCCGCCCGCCGCTTCTTCACCTGGGCGGTGGTGTGCGCCACGGTGGCCGCGGTGGGGTTCGCCTCCGTGCTCCAGGCGTGGTTCCTGCGCGGGCAGAGCAAGGAGAACTTCTCCAGCCTGACCGGCCGGGCCAAGGTCTGGGACGCCCTGCTGGCCGAACCCCGGTCGACCGGGGAGACGTTGTTCGGCATGGGCCTGGGCGACAAGTCGTTCGGCGGGCTGCCCATCGACAACAGCTGGCTGGCCGTCTACCAGGAGCAGGGGCTGATCGGTGTCTCGCTGGTGGCGGCGATCATCATCGGCCTCGGCGGCATCGCGTTGCTGCGGCCGCCCTCGCTGGAGCGGGCCTGCGCGATCTTCCTGATCAGCTACTGCGCGATGGCGTCGTACACCGAGGCCGGACTGGGCGACGCCTCGCCGTATCTGCTGCATCTGGCGCTGGC
The DNA window shown above is from Streptomyces chartreusis and carries:
- a CDS encoding heparinase II/III family protein, coding for MSAGWYLRRLSRMGPREIGGRAGDAVRRRRWRSSLPDSPGVSGARFTAVLPPGTTAAVPPDAAKRLIAEADRLMAGHAEFFGVVRDDLVDPDWCHDPKTGRRAPWGYAFDVPYRSEDTVGDIKQIWEPSRHQYLTVLAAAYAITGDERYAERVAEHLRSWWAANAPLRGVHWISGIELGIRLLSWVWIRRLLEGWPGAAGLFEDNPVALDQIWHHQRWLAAFPSRGSSANNHVIAEAAGQFAAACAFDWFTSSARWRADALRSLERHLRANTFGSGLNRELATEYHGLVLELGLAAVAEADAAGVPVPATVRLVLLRMTDALAAVVDNRLRPPRQGDADDGHGLIVDGTGTDRWASLLATGDAVFGRLAWWPEVTGGDVRTPLLAALIRPGAIEVTRPASRPDHFADAGMTVLRGPEEIWCRCDGGPHGFLSIAAHAHADALSVEVRHDGVDVLADPGTYCYHGQPEWRRYFRSTLGHNTLQLDGDDQSDSGGPFLWTRHARSRVLVADTSGENMARWCAEHDGYQGSVHRRQVELTAPSRELRIVDEVSGPSRAVRLAFHLGPAITAELVGNRAVLTWTRDGEERSAVLDLAGQLSWRAHRGESDPPLGWYSAGFGRKEPATTLVGTGSTDGTEGFVTVLGFGSQG
- a CDS encoding bi-domain-containing oxidoreductase; the encoded protein is MKQVVQNYKSGELAVLDVPEPGCKPGGVLVRTAYSLISTGTEMMKVSEAGMSMLGKARSRPDQVAKVMQSVATNGVPATYRKVMGKLDSYTPLGYSLCGVVEQVGAGIDDVKVGDLVACAGNEHALHAELNWVPKNLYTPVPDGLAPRHAAFGTVGSIAMQGVRQGEPQLGEVALVIGLGLIGQLVVQLLTASGVRVVGVDPDPARCELAERLGAAACGDPESAAVEAAVAELTDGHGVDQVYLAAGGGSNQPVELAARLCRDRGRVVDIGKCRLDLPWNAYYEKELDVRFSRSYGPGRYDPEYELQGRDYPIGYVRWTERRNLACFLDLVARGRVDVEPLVSHIADFDDAVETYRSLKDGDLKAVAVLFRYPEQEDRAEAPAVAVPTVNVKPAPARAAASGPVRLAFVGAGNYATSMLLPHLAGRDGVELSTVVTTTALSGANAQRKFGFAEATTDLDAVLGDKSIDAVFVVTRHSSHADLTRQALLAGKAVFVEKPLALTEEDLAGVLAAVEESGNDRLQVGFNRRFAPLLTEAKERFGARTGPASLRYLVNAGRLQHGSWYLQQGTEGSRFEGEGGHFIDTASWLLEADPVSVYAVAPAGNEDLQVVLRYPDGSTATISYVTTGAPGFPKETLDLVADGKVLRLDDFVRASVYARKRWVSSRLPKARDKGQNAELAAFVKAVRTGGPMPVPLQSLVATTSATLAVQAGLAAGAPVTLARAL
- the asnB gene encoding asparagine synthase (glutamine-hydrolyzing), encoding MCGIAGTYRWPDGKAVTDRLTETLAHRGPDGAGRYSHPVGDGEVHLGHRRLAIIDLSETGAQPMVSDGLALTYNGELYNAPELRAELAAAGVRFRGTSDTEVLLEAWRRWGTDCLPRLRGMFAFGIFDERTGELVLARDQLGIKPLFLLRRGEGMVFASELKALAAAGGSLEVDQAALVASLLYYWVPDSRCAFREAEKLPPGSWLRCRPDGRVERGTFWSLKDVAAEGRERARSGELPDLNAVVEESTRRHLLSDVPVATFLSGGLDSSYLTALAARHQPGISAYTIGFRAEDAKFEAMPDDLRYARQVAGRFGVDLHEIEIAPNVLDLLPQMTYSLDEPIGDPAAINTFLICSAAREAGVKVMLSGMGADELFAGYRKHLANLLALRYQRVPRPLRRGVSALVDRLPVATSRRGYRSVRFAKRFLSFADLPEETAFRRSYTMYDQDELLDLVDPDLAGTVEDVLTEHADVYRDNDLDDFVNRMCLTDARMFLPGLNLTYTDRSSMAASTEVRVPYVDVEVVRAAFAFPGDRKIAGRQGKAVLKEAATSILPREIVYRPKGLFSAPLRAWMSRDLAPLVREVIHDGELVRSGLLRRDALARMAAEDAAGQRDFSKHLWHVLTLEYWYRDATSGSGQSTRLTA
- a CDS encoding right-handed parallel beta-helix repeat-containing protein, which gives rise to MRIKRRHWASVAAPAALALLAVTGCDSTSDAGAKPAATPSPTPVARVCAQPAAGPAKAPAGAVTVDPEVVGDLAAKTRSNPPNTTFWLRPGKHRLDPDRYAQVIPKEGNRYLGAPGAVLDGRKKNQYAFGGGARHVTIGHLTVQRFVAPPDEGVVNHDSADGWVIEHATIQDNSGAGLMAGAHQQVRASCLRGNGQYGMNAYKGGGRISGLVVEGNEIVGNNTDDWERRREGCGCTGGIKFWAVDGADVRGNWVHDNRGTGLWADTNNNDFRIENNVLEDNDGAALIYETSYNAVIRGNTIRRNNWVEGRRQAERGDNFPFATVYLSESGGEPRIKARTDRIEIYRNVLENNWSGITLWENADRFCNSPANTSSGDCTLLVKDTDRCAEPAIAKAPLYADCRWKTQRVDIHDNRFVLDKSVVKCAAKCDRMAVLANYGTYPDWSPYQGERVSEAITRKQHNRWHDNVYVGPWTFVAHDPSQVLDFGRWQATPYRQDPGSTFRARDGG